The genomic interval CTTAATCATAACTTCATAATATTCAAAGTCACTATCATCCGGATTCCAATCCCAGTCAAACTGTACATAATCCCTAAAGAAAGCTTGATGATTTCTTCCTTGAACTCTAAAGTTACTTGTAGATCCCATATTGTGCCATGTTTCATCTGGTTCTCCTTGTATAGGGGTTTCCGATTGAGTTGCATGAACAGTTAAATCACAAGTCATACTTAAACCTTGATACTGATTTCCTGCATTAGTGTCCATATATGCGGTAATCACCATATCTTGAGTATCATTAGGCTCAATACCATAAATAGGGTCAAAGTATCCACCATTTTCCTCAACTAATTGACTTAGCTTTCCAGAGTATACATGTTCTCCACCTATTGTTATATCTATCATTAACACTTCATCAAGAATAGTGTCATCTTTCTCATTATCTGGATTATTATCTACTAAATCTGATGCAGTAATTCTATATAAATAAAATGGAAGTGAACCTACATTTTTAAGTACTGTAGTCTGGATTTTCTCAGGTGGCTCACCTGGCTCCATGTTATCAAAGGTTACAGTTGCAAATTTGTTAGCTACATCTTCACCATCAATTACCCCACCCAAGGTTAAAGTACCAGTCTGGAATGTGTTCCCAGTACTAGTTGCTTGACTTGTAAACCATGCCATTGTGCCTACTCCTGCCATAGCAAAAACT from Caldisalinibacter kiritimatiensis carries:
- a CDS encoding TasA family protein; amino-acid sequence: MKKRFAILVLAFAIVFAMAGVGTMAWFTSQATSTGNTFQTGTLTLGGVIDGEDVANKFATVTFDNMEPGEPPEKIQTTVLKNVGSLPFYLYRITASDLVDNNPDNEKDDTILDEVLMIDITIGGEHVYSGKLSQLVEENGGYFDPIYGIEPNDTQDMVITAYMDTNAGNQYQGLSMTCDLTVHATQSETPIQGEPDETWHNMGSTSNFRVQGRNHQAFFRDYVQFDWDWNPDDSDFEYYEVMIKHETGDPNVEITEERWQTEETFIWWKITRNHYDESIVVHDMITGETIDLDTYDVLWNVEKDRISINRNVFPSDWKGIEVKLSGTQYKDSNNPSLPDKSTIQSLPIQYWSFDE